In Mycolicibacterium phocaicum, one DNA window encodes the following:
- a CDS encoding TetR/AcrR family transcriptional regulator — protein sequence MSVAPNPAAVSGYEARWEQHNAERRSQILLAMIDLLEESPPGADISVAAIAKRAGVAKSVIYRQTSGKEELERRVRSYLIDDFGSVLVGKLDVSDGSLREILTRTIEAVADWMIDHPRLNEFARSGPSFEGDETLDAVGELKLRIIERADGIIAAIQLAIGVEDSAFKLVPLAIVTMVEETLFAWVRSSAPTHTRDEMIAHLADFTWYVIDGAARAIGFEVSPDEPLVAVVAALAAQASNPAL from the coding sequence ATGTCTGTGGCCCCGAACCCCGCGGCGGTGAGCGGCTACGAGGCGCGGTGGGAGCAGCACAACGCCGAACGCAGGTCCCAGATCCTGCTGGCGATGATCGACCTGCTGGAGGAGAGCCCGCCCGGCGCCGACATCTCCGTCGCGGCCATCGCCAAGCGCGCGGGCGTCGCCAAGTCGGTGATCTACCGGCAGACCTCCGGCAAGGAGGAACTCGAGCGACGGGTGCGGTCGTATCTGATCGACGACTTCGGGTCCGTCCTGGTCGGCAAGCTCGATGTCTCCGACGGCTCGCTGCGCGAGATTCTGACCCGCACCATCGAGGCCGTCGCGGACTGGATGATCGACCATCCGCGGCTCAACGAGTTCGCGCGCAGTGGGCCGTCATTCGAGGGCGACGAGACGCTCGACGCGGTTGGCGAGTTGAAGCTGCGCATCATCGAACGCGCCGACGGCATCATCGCCGCCATCCAGTTGGCCATCGGCGTCGAGGACAGCGCCTTCAAACTGGTCCCGCTGGCGATCGTGACCATGGTCGAGGAGACGTTGTTCGCCTGGGTCCGCAGCTCGGCGCCGACGCACACGCGCGACGAGATGATCGCCCACCTCGCCGACTTCACCTGGTACGTCATCGACGGCGCTGCGCGGGCCATCGGATTCGAGGTCAGCCCCGATGAGCCGCTCGTCGCCGTCGTCGCCGCGCTGGCTGCTCAGGCAAGCAACCCCGCGTTGTAG
- a CDS encoding succinate dehydrogenase iron-sulfur subunit, whose product MSAPVLDKPEAGDPPLPPVPEGAVMVTLKIARFNPENPDAAGFQSFRVPCLPSDRLLNLLLYVKGYLDGTLTFRRSCAHGVCGSDAMRINGVNRLACKVLMRDLLPKKPGKDLTITIEPIRGLPVEKDLVVDMEPFFDAYRAVKPFLITSGNPPTRERIQSQTDRARFDDTTKCILCACCTTSCPVYWSEGSYFGPAAIVNAHRFIFDSRDEAAAERLDILNEVDGVWRCRTTFNCTEACPRGIQVTKAIQEVKRALMFAR is encoded by the coding sequence ATGAGTGCACCCGTATTGGACAAGCCCGAAGCCGGCGACCCGCCGCTGCCCCCGGTGCCCGAAGGCGCCGTCATGGTCACGCTGAAGATCGCCCGGTTCAACCCGGAGAACCCGGACGCCGCCGGTTTCCAGAGCTTCCGCGTGCCGTGCCTGCCCAGCGACCGGTTGCTGAACCTGCTGCTGTACGTGAAGGGCTACCTGGACGGCACGCTGACGTTCCGTCGGTCCTGCGCGCACGGCGTGTGCGGCTCGGACGCCATGCGCATCAACGGCGTGAACCGGCTGGCCTGCAAGGTCCTCATGCGCGACCTGCTGCCGAAGAAGCCCGGCAAGGACCTGACCATCACCATCGAGCCCATCCGCGGCCTGCCCGTGGAGAAGGACCTCGTGGTGGACATGGAGCCGTTCTTCGACGCCTACCGCGCCGTGAAGCCGTTCCTCATCACGTCGGGCAACCCCCCGACCCGTGAGCGCATCCAGTCGCAGACCGACCGCGCCCGCTTCGACGACACCACCAAGTGCATCCTGTGCGCCTGCTGCACCACCTCGTGCCCGGTGTACTGGAGCGAGGGCTCGTACTTCGGCCCCGCCGCCATCGTCAACGCGCACCGGTTCATCTTCGACTCGCGTGACGAGGCCGCCGCCGAGCGCCTCGACATCCTCAACGAGGTCGACGGTGTGTGGCGCTGCCGCACCACCTTCAACTGCACCGAGGCCTGCCCCCGCGGCATCCAGGTGACCAAGGCGATCCAGGAAGTCAAGCGCGCCTTGATGTTTGCCCGCTAG
- a CDS encoding carboxymuconolactone decarboxylase family protein has protein sequence MTTTPRIAPLPPQRAGLLTRLMYRYAKREFGEVPEPFTVAAHHPRLLVANAVHETLLKSGSKTLPDAVRDLAVLWTARTVGCSWCVDFGTMLMRLESLDTERLRHIDEYATSPLFTDDERAAIAYADAMTTDPHNVTDEQVDDLKRRFGESGVIELTYQIGVENMRARMYAALGITEQGFSSGDACRVPWAQ, from the coding sequence ATGACGACAACACCACGCATCGCACCCCTGCCCCCGCAACGCGCCGGACTGCTGACCCGGCTGATGTACCGCTACGCCAAGCGTGAGTTCGGTGAGGTGCCCGAACCGTTCACGGTCGCGGCACACCACCCGCGGCTGCTGGTCGCCAACGCGGTCCACGAGACCCTGTTGAAGAGCGGTTCGAAAACGCTGCCCGACGCGGTCCGCGACCTTGCCGTGTTGTGGACCGCGCGGACGGTGGGCTGCTCCTGGTGCGTCGACTTCGGCACCATGCTGATGCGCCTGGAGAGCCTGGACACCGAACGGCTCAGGCACATCGACGAGTACGCGACCTCACCGTTGTTCACCGACGACGAGCGGGCCGCCATTGCCTACGCCGATGCGATGACCACCGATCCGCACAACGTGACCGATGAACAGGTCGACGATCTCAAGCGCCGGTTCGGCGAGTCCGGTGTCATCGAGCTGACGTATCAGATCGGCGTGGAGAACATGCGGGCCCGGATGTACGCGGCGCTCGGTATCACCGAGCAGGGCTTCAGCTCGGGTGACGCATGCCGGGTGCCGTGGGCGCAGTGA
- a CDS encoding SMP-30/gluconolactonase/LRE family protein: MPHKPPINPVRWTPPPVDALPDFPSADLTIVPMPGDAPEDVVVGADGTLWTGLVDGRIVRASADGDTDVVADTGGRPLGLHVARDGRLLVCDSYRGLLSLDPGTGALEVLVPDIDGRPLRFCSNVTETEDGTIYFTESTSSFHYEHFRAAILEARGDGGLYTLATDGAVSTLCDGLYFANGVTATADGTALVFAETQGRRLSKYWLSGPQAGTITPLAINLPGMPDNISTGADGRIWVAFVTPINAAAEWLAPRPTILRQLVWRLPDALQPQMALEVWCVAFDPDSGAAVAGVRGKHRQFGQVTGLVEHDGRLWMSSIGVPALAHCAIPERR; encoded by the coding sequence GTGCCGCACAAGCCGCCCATCAACCCGGTGCGCTGGACCCCACCGCCGGTCGACGCCCTGCCCGATTTCCCGTCTGCCGACCTGACCATCGTGCCGATGCCCGGCGATGCCCCGGAGGACGTTGTCGTCGGTGCCGACGGCACGTTGTGGACCGGCCTTGTCGACGGCCGGATCGTGCGGGCCTCCGCCGACGGCGACACGGATGTGGTGGCCGATACCGGCGGCCGGCCGCTGGGGTTGCACGTCGCGCGCGACGGGCGGCTGCTGGTCTGCGACAGCTACCGGGGGCTGCTGTCGCTGGATCCCGGCACCGGCGCCCTGGAGGTGCTGGTGCCCGACATCGACGGGCGGCCCCTGCGGTTCTGCTCGAATGTGACCGAAACCGAAGACGGCACAATCTATTTCACCGAGTCGACCAGTTCCTTCCACTACGAGCATTTCCGCGCCGCGATCCTCGAGGCCCGCGGGGACGGCGGACTGTACACACTGGCGACCGACGGCGCGGTGAGCACGCTGTGCGACGGCCTGTACTTCGCCAACGGCGTCACCGCCACCGCCGACGGCACCGCGCTGGTGTTCGCCGAGACGCAGGGGCGCAGGCTGTCGAAGTACTGGCTGTCCGGGCCACAGGCCGGCACCATCACGCCGCTCGCGATCAACCTGCCCGGCATGCCCGACAACATCTCGACGGGCGCCGACGGCCGGATCTGGGTCGCGTTCGTCACCCCGATCAACGCCGCCGCGGAGTGGCTCGCCCCGCGACCGACCATTCTGCGCCAATTGGTGTGGCGACTGCCGGACGCGCTGCAGCCGCAGATGGCGTTGGAGGTGTGGTGCGTCGCTTTCGACCCCGACAGCGGCGCCGCGGTCGCGGGCGTGCGCGGCAAGCACCGTCAGTTCGGACAGGTGACCGGACTCGTCGAGCACGACGGGCGACTGTGGATGAGCTCCATCGGGGTGCCCGCGCTGGCACACTGCGCCATCCCCGAGCGCCGGTAG
- a CDS encoding phosphatidylethanolamine N-methyltransferase family domain-containing protein: protein MHWYTGNTFYDTVLTAAFAFAAFVIIGGFFAQSSYGRFSTTKLGLNLNPKLGWWLMEIPATVVFLVSYLAGPHRFEPTSLVLAGIWLLHYANRGWFFPLAIRQAPGKRGTFNVSVIVMGMLVTSMHGYLNGTLFSHDFFGQYTTAWLTDPRFLVGLVVYLCGFALLVNSESIVRNLRDKNNPGGAEYRIPFGGGFRFVTSPAYLGELIAWSGFALLTWALPGVAILLITAGNLIPRALGTHTWYQEKFPEYPTDRKALIPYVL, encoded by the coding sequence GTGCACTGGTACACCGGCAACACGTTCTATGACACGGTGCTGACGGCAGCCTTCGCGTTCGCCGCATTCGTGATCATCGGCGGTTTCTTCGCACAGAGTTCGTATGGGCGGTTCTCGACGACGAAACTCGGCTTGAATCTCAACCCGAAGCTCGGCTGGTGGCTGATGGAGATCCCGGCGACGGTCGTGTTCCTGGTCAGCTACCTGGCCGGGCCGCACCGCTTCGAGCCGACATCGCTGGTGCTGGCCGGGATCTGGCTGCTGCACTACGCCAACCGGGGCTGGTTCTTCCCGCTGGCGATCCGCCAGGCGCCAGGCAAGCGCGGCACCTTCAACGTGTCGGTGATCGTGATGGGCATGCTCGTCACGTCGATGCACGGCTACCTCAACGGCACGCTGTTCAGCCACGACTTCTTCGGGCAGTACACCACCGCATGGCTGACCGATCCCCGATTCCTGGTGGGGCTGGTGGTCTACCTGTGCGGCTTCGCGCTGCTGGTCAACTCCGAATCGATCGTGCGAAACCTGCGCGACAAGAACAACCCCGGTGGTGCCGAGTACCGGATTCCGTTCGGCGGCGGCTTCCGGTTCGTCACCAGCCCGGCGTACCTGGGCGAGCTCATCGCCTGGTCCGGCTTCGCGCTGCTGACCTGGGCGCTGCCCGGTGTGGCCATCCTGTTGATCACCGCGGGCAATCTGATTCCCCGCGCGCTGGGCACCCATACCTGGTACCAGGAGAAGTTTCCCGAGTACCCGACCGACCGCAAGGCACTGATCCCCTACGTCCTCTGA
- a CDS encoding APC family permease — MTTPAPDIVAPDKGLKRGALGLVSSVVVGLASTAPAYSLAATLGLVIAAGGTLLAGVKAPAIMLISFVPMYLIAVAYQELNKAEPDCGTTFTWAARAFGPAVGWLGGWGIIASDVIVMANLAQIAGSYSFTFVGDLGWHSVAGLASSTLWSTVAGVIWIILMTYICYRGIEVSARLQYVLLTVEVVVLIVVSVVALVKVYTHHGHAYSIMPSWSWFWPGGMDFGTVIAPAVLATIFIYWGWDTAVACNEESDDPGRTPGRAAVISTFLLLATYALVTVSTIAFAGVGTEGIGLGNQENAKDVFTAIGPSLFGDSVIGKIGMLLLSASILTSAAASTQTTIMPTARTTLSMGVYRALPESFAKIHRQYLTPTTSTIVMGVLSVLCYVLFTAISTDLLTALIGSVGLMIAFYYALTGFACAWFYRKTLTRNVRDFVMRGVLPVLGGITLSVVFGYGLAQYSKPDWLKDESQHDVTIFGFGAVGVVGVLGLLLGVVLMFAWRVAQPAYFRGLTLPRRHDLVLDTPAAGHAGPAHFGLPDSGDMPTVIAPDLSNLPPGETAVDTATGEQFRRD; from the coding sequence ATGACCACGCCGGCACCAGACATCGTCGCCCCAGACAAAGGCCTCAAGCGGGGCGCCCTCGGTCTGGTGTCCAGCGTGGTGGTCGGGCTGGCGTCCACCGCACCGGCATACAGCCTGGCGGCGACGCTCGGCCTCGTCATCGCCGCCGGCGGCACGCTGCTCGCCGGGGTCAAAGCACCTGCGATCATGCTCATTTCGTTCGTGCCGATGTACCTCATCGCCGTCGCGTACCAGGAACTGAACAAGGCCGAGCCCGACTGCGGCACCACGTTCACCTGGGCGGCCCGGGCCTTCGGTCCCGCCGTCGGCTGGCTGGGCGGCTGGGGCATCATCGCCTCCGATGTCATCGTGATGGCCAATCTCGCGCAGATCGCGGGGTCGTACTCGTTCACGTTCGTCGGCGACCTGGGTTGGCATTCGGTCGCCGGTCTGGCGAGCAGCACCCTGTGGTCGACGGTGGCTGGCGTCATCTGGATCATCCTGATGACGTACATCTGCTACCGCGGCATCGAGGTGTCGGCGCGGCTGCAGTACGTGCTGTTGACGGTCGAGGTCGTCGTGCTGATCGTGGTGTCGGTCGTGGCGCTGGTGAAGGTCTACACACACCACGGGCACGCCTACTCGATCATGCCGTCGTGGTCCTGGTTCTGGCCTGGCGGAATGGATTTCGGGACGGTGATCGCGCCGGCGGTACTGGCCACCATCTTCATCTACTGGGGTTGGGACACCGCCGTGGCGTGCAACGAGGAGTCCGACGATCCGGGCCGCACCCCCGGCCGCGCCGCCGTCATCTCGACGTTCCTGCTGCTCGCCACCTACGCGCTGGTGACCGTCTCGACCATCGCGTTCGCGGGCGTGGGCACCGAAGGCATCGGGCTGGGCAACCAGGAGAACGCCAAGGACGTGTTCACCGCCATCGGGCCATCGCTGTTCGGGGACAGCGTGATCGGGAAGATCGGCATGCTGCTGCTGTCGGCGTCGATCCTGACGTCCGCGGCCGCCTCGACGCAGACCACCATCATGCCGACCGCGCGCACGACCCTGTCGATGGGCGTATACCGGGCGCTGCCAGAGAGTTTCGCGAAGATTCATCGCCAGTACCTGACGCCCACCACCTCGACCATCGTGATGGGCGTGCTGTCGGTGCTGTGCTACGTGCTGTTCACCGCGATCAGCACCGATCTGTTGACGGCACTGATCGGTTCGGTCGGTTTGATGATCGCCTTCTACTACGCCCTGACGGGCTTCGCCTGCGCCTGGTTCTACCGAAAGACGTTGACCCGCAACGTGCGTGACTTCGTGATGCGCGGCGTGCTGCCAGTGCTCGGCGGCATCACGCTGTCGGTGGTGTTCGGCTACGGCCTGGCCCAGTACAGCAAGCCGGACTGGCTCAAGGACGAAAGCCAGCATGACGTCACGATTTTCGGCTTCGGCGCGGTGGGTGTGGTCGGTGTCCTCGGGCTGCTGCTGGGGGTGGTGTTGATGTTCGCCTGGCGCGTCGCGCAGCCCGCGTACTTCCGTGGGCTGACGCTGCCGCGGCGCCATGACCTGGTGCTCGATACGCCGGCCGCCGGTCATGCCGGACCGGCGCATTTCGGCTTGCCGGACTCGGGTGACATGCCGACGGTCATCGCCCCGGACCTGTCGAACCTGCCCCCAGGTGAGACGGCGGTGGACACGGCGACCGGCGAACAGTTCCGTCGCGACTGA
- a CDS encoding sigma-70 family RNA polymerase sigma factor: protein MTTAQDTDEFERLRPHLLSVAYRLTGVYADAEDIVQDAWLRWHSADVDAIEQPRAWLTTVVSRLGLDRLRSAAHRREAYFGEWLPEPVVTGFDAADPLAAVVAGEDARFAAMVVLERLTPDQRVAFVLHDGFAVPFSEIASVLGVTDASARQLASRARRAVAEAPPPPPDAGHNEVVGKLMAALASGDMAAVVELLHPDATFTGDSNRRAPTAPRTIVGADKVARFLFGLARRYGPQWLSTSQLALINGELGAYSPGLPADGEHPEMLPRVTALAVRDGKVVALWDIANPDKFTASPLRSD from the coding sequence GTGACCACAGCGCAGGACACCGATGAGTTCGAGCGGCTGCGCCCGCACCTGCTGTCCGTCGCCTACCGGCTGACCGGTGTGTACGCCGACGCCGAGGACATCGTGCAGGACGCCTGGCTGCGTTGGCACAGTGCCGATGTCGACGCCATCGAACAGCCCCGCGCCTGGCTGACGACGGTCGTCAGCCGCCTCGGCCTGGACCGGTTGCGGTCCGCTGCGCACCGCCGCGAGGCGTACTTCGGGGAGTGGCTGCCCGAACCGGTGGTGACGGGATTCGACGCCGCGGACCCACTGGCCGCGGTGGTCGCGGGGGAGGACGCCCGCTTCGCCGCGATGGTGGTGCTGGAGCGGCTGACGCCCGACCAGCGGGTCGCCTTCGTCCTGCACGACGGCTTCGCGGTGCCGTTCTCCGAGATCGCGTCGGTGCTCGGCGTGACGGACGCAAGCGCGCGGCAGCTGGCCTCACGCGCCCGGCGCGCTGTCGCCGAGGCCCCGCCGCCGCCACCGGACGCCGGCCACAACGAGGTCGTCGGCAAGCTGATGGCCGCGCTCGCCAGTGGGGACATGGCCGCCGTCGTCGAACTGCTGCACCCCGATGCCACGTTCACCGGCGACTCCAACCGTCGGGCACCGACGGCGCCCCGCACCATCGTCGGCGCGGACAAAGTCGCACGGTTCCTGTTCGGGCTGGCCAGACGTTATGGGCCGCAATGGCTTTCGACGTCGCAGTTGGCGCTCATCAACGGCGAGCTCGGCGCGTACAGCCCCGGCCTGCCGGCTGACGGCGAGCATCCCGAGATGCTGCCGCGTGTCACGGCGCTGGCCGTGCGCGACGGCAAGGTTGTCGCGCTGTGGGACATCGCGAACCCGGACAAGTTCACGGCGTCACCGCTGCGGTCTGATTAG
- a CDS encoding D-alanyl-D-alanine carboxypeptidase family protein has translation MATTRSTAQRAAALAAAFFLTAAPALAYAEPDPPAADPCPYRVNTPPAVDQSEVPKAGDPPAPIPVPATPLGGDLMGSCGVVAAPDMPPLPGDVSADAWILADLDNGDIIAAKDPHGRHRPASIIKVLIATQALRELPINKRVTGTPEDAAAEGTRVGVDDGGVYTVNDLLHGLLMHSGNDAAHALAMQVGGMDTAIDKINDLAAKLGGRDTRAATPSGLDGPGMSTSAYDMGLFYRYAWQNPTFASIVATQKYNFPGHPAKPGEPGDHPGYELENDNKLLYNYPGALGGKTGYTDDAGQTFVGAADRDGRRLVAILLHGTRVPIAPWEQAARLLDYGFATPPGTKVGTLIEPDPSLTQRKPDAKHPAAAQAFDGLPPVDAVPIRVGVGVVGAAVVLSLMMAARSINRRPQHSNR, from the coding sequence ATGGCGACCACCCGATCAACGGCACAACGCGCTGCAGCCCTGGCAGCAGCGTTTTTCCTGACGGCCGCACCGGCGTTGGCCTATGCCGAACCCGACCCGCCGGCCGCAGACCCATGCCCGTACCGGGTGAACACCCCGCCCGCGGTCGACCAGTCCGAGGTACCGAAGGCGGGCGACCCGCCGGCCCCGATCCCCGTGCCGGCCACGCCGCTCGGCGGGGACCTGATGGGCAGCTGCGGCGTCGTCGCCGCACCGGACATGCCGCCGCTGCCCGGCGACGTCTCCGCTGACGCCTGGATCCTGGCCGACCTCGACAACGGCGACATCATCGCCGCCAAGGACCCGCATGGCAGGCACCGGCCGGCCAGCATCATCAAGGTGCTGATCGCGACCCAGGCACTGCGTGAACTGCCCATCAACAAACGCGTCACCGGTACACCGGAGGACGCTGCCGCCGAGGGCACCCGCGTCGGCGTCGACGACGGCGGCGTCTACACCGTCAACGACCTGCTGCACGGCTTGCTCATGCACTCGGGCAACGACGCGGCGCACGCACTGGCGATGCAGGTGGGCGGCATGGACACCGCGATCGACAAGATCAACGACCTGGCCGCCAAGCTGGGCGGCCGCGACACCCGGGCGGCCACGCCGTCCGGCCTCGACGGCCCCGGCATGAGCACGTCGGCCTACGACATGGGTCTGTTCTACCGCTACGCCTGGCAGAACCCGACGTTCGCCTCGATCGTGGCCACACAGAAGTACAACTTCCCCGGCCACCCGGCCAAGCCCGGCGAACCCGGCGATCACCCCGGCTACGAGCTGGAGAACGACAACAAGCTGCTCTACAACTACCCGGGCGCGCTCGGCGGCAAGACCGGTTACACCGACGACGCCGGGCAGACATTCGTCGGCGCCGCCGACCGCGACGGGCGCCGCCTGGTCGCGATCCTGCTGCACGGCACCCGCGTGCCGATCGCGCCGTGGGAGCAGGCCGCACGCCTGCTGGATTACGGCTTCGCGACCCCGCCCGGCACCAAGGTCGGCACCTTGATCGAGCCGGACCCGTCGCTCACCCAGCGCAAGCCCGACGCCAAGCATCCCGCGGCCGCCCAGGCCTTCGACGGCCTGCCGCCGGTGGACGCCGTACCGATCCGCGTCGGCGTCGGCGTGGTCGGGGCCGCGGTGGTGCTCTCGCTGATGATGGCTGCCCGTTCGATCAATCGGCGCCCTCAGCACTCCAATCGGTAG
- a CDS encoding FAD-dependent oxidoreductase, producing the protein MPHVITQSCCSDASCVYACPVNCIHPTPDEPDFHTAEMLYIDPVECVDCGACVTACPVDAIKHDGSLDPTEKVFLELNADFYKEPRPRALLAPVVPPLQVRAPGALRVAIVGSGPAAMYAADEVLTIPAARVRMYERLPQPGGLARFGVAPDHRRTRGVSRQFDTITADARLELITGVEVGTDITHEQLLADHDAVIYAVGASTDRPLDIPGADLPGVSSATRFVAWYNGHPDFADCTFDLSQPRAIVIGNGNVALDVARILTVDPDRLAATDIAPHALKTLRQSRIEEVIVVGRRGLAQSAFTAPELVGLTSMPDVDVLVAPQDLASLSDTDPRARILADLPRRPGNRRIVLEYLQSPTAILGESAATAVEFARNELVAAADGTAKVKPTGDLHTVTAGLVLTSIGYRGRPVADLPFDDAHGVIPNDKGRVDGVAATYVTGWIKRGPTGFIGTNKSCAQETVRALVADYNAGLLA; encoded by the coding sequence ATGCCCCACGTCATCACGCAGTCCTGCTGCAGCGACGCGTCGTGCGTCTACGCCTGTCCGGTCAACTGCATTCACCCCACGCCCGACGAGCCCGACTTCCACACCGCCGAGATGCTCTACATCGACCCGGTGGAGTGCGTCGACTGCGGCGCGTGCGTCACCGCTTGTCCGGTCGACGCCATCAAGCACGACGGTTCGCTGGATCCGACCGAGAAGGTGTTCCTCGAGCTCAACGCCGATTTCTACAAGGAGCCCCGGCCCCGTGCGCTGCTGGCGCCCGTCGTGCCGCCGCTGCAGGTCCGGGCACCTGGAGCCCTCAGGGTGGCGATCGTCGGCTCCGGCCCGGCCGCCATGTACGCCGCCGACGAGGTACTGACCATCCCCGCGGCCCGCGTCCGGATGTACGAGCGCCTGCCCCAGCCCGGCGGGCTTGCGCGCTTCGGCGTCGCACCTGATCACCGGCGCACCCGGGGCGTCTCCCGGCAGTTCGACACCATCACCGCCGACGCGCGGCTGGAGCTGATCACCGGGGTCGAGGTCGGCACCGACATCACCCATGAGCAGCTGCTCGCCGACCACGACGCCGTCATCTACGCGGTGGGTGCGTCCACGGACCGGCCACTCGACATACCCGGCGCCGACCTGCCGGGCGTCAGCTCGGCGACCCGGTTCGTGGCTTGGTACAACGGCCATCCCGACTTCGCCGACTGCACCTTCGATCTGTCGCAGCCACGCGCCATCGTGATCGGCAACGGCAACGTCGCGCTCGACGTCGCCCGGATCCTCACCGTCGATCCCGACCGCCTCGCAGCCACCGACATCGCGCCGCACGCCTTGAAAACCTTGCGGCAGAGCAGAATTGAGGAGGTCATTGTCGTGGGACGACGCGGCCTCGCACAGTCCGCGTTCACTGCGCCAGAGCTCGTCGGCCTGACGTCGATGCCCGACGTGGACGTCCTCGTCGCACCACAGGACCTGGCGTCACTGTCCGACACCGATCCGCGCGCCCGCATCCTCGCGGACCTGCCGCGACGGCCCGGCAACCGCCGCATCGTGCTGGAGTACCTGCAGTCCCCTACCGCGATCCTCGGCGAATCGGCCGCAACCGCAGTCGAATTCGCCCGCAACGAACTGGTGGCTGCCGCCGACGGCACCGCGAAGGTCAAGCCCACCGGCGACCTGCACACCGTTACTGCCGGGCTCGTGCTCACGTCGATCGGCTACCGGGGTCGGCCCGTGGCCGACCTGCCGTTCGACGACGCGCACGGTGTCATCCCCAACGACAAGGGCCGGGTAGACGGCGTCGCCGCGACCTACGTGACGGGCTGGATCAAACGCGGCCCGACGGGGTTCATCGGCACCAACAAGTCCTGCGCGCAGGAGACCGTGCGTGCCCTGGTGGCCGACTACAACGCGGGGTTGCTTGCCTGA
- a CDS encoding AurF N-oxygenase family protein, translated as MTQAMKPGYQNLLDVLSEGSVRRRFDPYLDIAWDSPDMAIDLHDPRWVLSPAIDPLGATEWYQNQPLERQIEIGRWRTLNTVKVGAAFESILIRGLMAFIMKLPNNSPEFRYALHEMTEECNHIQMFQELVNRSGTDVPGMRKLFFKLSPYIGLVGQYSPTAFMAGILAGEEPIDHFQKGMIREGANLPPAVLRTMQIHIAEEARHISWANEFLKTHMPERSWRFKAFATVAFPLTLRWLAHEIMGSSKSFGKQFGIPEDVMRQAFWRSPQSRKIMASFFDETRALAEEIGLMNRVGRWMWKRCGIAGETARYRSAPSREAQLIA; from the coding sequence ATGACTCAGGCAATGAAGCCCGGTTACCAGAATCTGCTCGACGTGCTGTCCGAAGGTTCGGTGCGACGCCGGTTCGACCCCTACCTCGACATCGCGTGGGATTCGCCGGACATGGCGATCGACCTGCACGATCCACGGTGGGTGCTCTCCCCTGCCATCGACCCGCTGGGCGCCACCGAGTGGTACCAGAACCAGCCGCTCGAACGGCAGATCGAGATCGGCCGCTGGCGCACGCTCAACACCGTCAAGGTGGGCGCGGCGTTCGAGAGCATCCTGATCCGCGGGCTGATGGCCTTCATCATGAAGCTGCCCAACAACTCTCCCGAGTTCCGGTACGCGTTGCACGAGATGACCGAGGAGTGCAACCACATCCAGATGTTCCAGGAGCTGGTCAACCGCTCGGGGACCGACGTGCCCGGCATGCGGAAGCTGTTCTTCAAGTTGTCGCCGTACATCGGCTTGGTCGGCCAGTACTCGCCGACGGCGTTCATGGCCGGCATCCTCGCCGGTGAAGAGCCCATCGATCACTTCCAGAAGGGCATGATCCGCGAGGGCGCCAACCTGCCGCCGGCCGTGCTGCGCACCATGCAGATTCACATCGCCGAGGAAGCCCGCCACATCTCGTGGGCCAACGAATTCCTCAAGACGCACATGCCCGAACGCTCGTGGCGCTTCAAGGCCTTCGCCACCGTCGCCTTCCCGCTGACGTTGCGCTGGCTGGCGCACGAGATCATGGGGTCGTCGAAGTCGTTCGGCAAGCAGTTCGGCATTCCGGAAGACGTTATGCGGCAAGCATTCTGGCGCAGCCCGCAGTCGCGCAAGATCATGGCGAGCTTCTTCGACGAGACCCGCGCGCTGGCCGAGGAGATCGGCCTGATGAACCGCGTCGGCCGCTGGATGTGGAAGCGCTGCGGCATCGCCGGTGAGACGGCCCGCTATCGCAGCGCCCCCAGCCGCGAGGCACAGTTGATCGCCTGA